In Thermus aquaticus, the sequence CGGGAGCTCCAGGGGTACACCTACCTGGAGGACTAGGGGCCGTTAAGGCTCCGTTAAAGACGAGGCCCTCTACCGGGCCAAGCGCGCGGGGAAAAACCGGTTGGAGACGGCCTAACCCAGAGAACTAGGCTCCGGTACGTCCTTTTGGGGCCCCCGCCGTGGCAAGAGCCACGGCGGGGTACTTTAAAGCCCCGTTTCCCGCCTCAAGGCCTCCACCCGGTCCGTCTCCTCCCAGGGGAAGCCGGGCCGGCCAAAGTGGCCGTAGGCGCTGGTGGGGGTGTAGATGGGCCTTAGGAGGTCCAGCTCCTCAATGATGGCCAGGGGCCTCGGGTCAAAGACCTTAGCGGCGATCTCCGTGAGCTTCTCGTCGGGCAGGACCCCGGTGCCGAAGGTCTCCACCCGCAAGGACACGGGCCGCGCCTTGCCGATGGCGTAGGCGAGCTCCACCAGGGCCCGCTTCGCAAGCCCCGCCGCCACCAGGTTCTTGGCCATGTAGCGGGCGTAGTAGCTGGCGGAGCGGTCCACCTTGGTGGGGTCCTTGCCGCTGAAGGCCCCGCCCCCGTGGGGCACCGCCCCTCCGTAGGTGTCCACGATGATCTTCCGGCCCGTCAAGCCGGTGTCGGCGTGGGGGCCTCCCAGGATGAAGCGGCCCGAGGGGTTGATGAGGTACTCCGTCTCCCCCTCCTTGAGGTACTCCGCCGGGATGGCCTGGCGGACCACCTCCCGGATCAGGTCCTCCCTAAGCTGCTCCTGCTCCACCTCGGGGGAGTGCTGGGCGGAGACCACCACGGTCTTCACGTAAAGGGGCCGGTCCCCCTCGTAGACCACGGTCACCTGGGCCTTGCCGTCGGGGCGCAGGTAGGGCAGGAGGCCCGTCTTGCGCACCTCGGCCAGGCGCATGGTGAGGCGGTGGGCCAGGGTAATGGGGAGGGGCATGAGCTCCGGGGTTTCGTCCGTGGCGTAGCCGAACATGAGGCCCTGGTCCCCCGCCCCCACGCGGTCTAAGGGATCGGTGGACTTGAGAACCCGCCACTCGTAGGCCAGGTTCACGCCTCCGGCGATGTCCGGGGACTGCTCGTCTATGGCGGTGAGGACGGCGCAGGTGTCGGCGTCAAAGCCGTACTTGGCCCGGGTGTAGCCCACCTCCCGCACCGTCTTGCGCACCAGGCCCGGGATGTCCACGTACCCCTCGGTGGTGATCTCCCCCGCCACGAAGACAAGCCCCGTGGTGACCAGGGTCTCCGCCGCCACCCGGGCCTTCTTGTCCTGGGCGATGAGGGCGTC encodes:
- the metK gene encoding methionine adenosyltransferase — translated: MRLVTSESVTEGHPDKLADRISDAILDALIAQDKKARVAAETLVTTGLVFVAGEITTEGYVDIPGLVRKTVREVGYTRAKYGFDADTCAVLTAIDEQSPDIAGGVNLAYEWRVLKSTDPLDRVGAGDQGLMFGYATDETPELMPLPITLAHRLTMRLAEVRKTGLLPYLRPDGKAQVTVVYEGDRPLYVKTVVVSAQHSPEVEQEQLREDLIREVVRQAIPAEYLKEGETEYLINPSGRFILGGPHADTGLTGRKIIVDTYGGAVPHGGGAFSGKDPTKVDRSASYYARYMAKNLVAAGLAKRALVELAYAIGKARPVSLRVETFGTGVLPDEKLTEIAAKVFDPRPLAIIEELDLLRPIYTPTSAYGHFGRPGFPWEETDRVEALRRETGL